A region of Moorena producens PAL-8-15-08-1 DNA encodes the following proteins:
- a CDS encoding trypsin-like peptidase domain-containing protein has protein sequence MDFNAHKTSIIRLFYQEQVVGIGFMVSEHYALTCAHVVAEALLIDSTTQSCPEGEINVDFPLLDSTDKFSARVVCWHPVSELDSEEAIEDIAVLKLDHLPASAHQTRLILSENIANNRFKVFGCPRKVPFGVWATGVLSEQNAKQWIQLEDTKVTGYSIEPGFSGSPVWDEKLQGVVGMVVAADRKRETAKVAFMIPTQILFKAWSHLESIVIRTKEEKPVNPRLSPAKIKHLEERKKYLEEQISDLGIPMKFLEPSSIEYQNLKRRSDVYFDELEEIENQLSGF, from the coding sequence ATGGATTTTAATGCCCATAAGACTTCAATTATTAGGCTCTTTTATCAAGAGCAAGTAGTTGGTATTGGCTTTATGGTATCTGAACACTATGCGTTAACCTGTGCTCATGTCGTGGCAGAGGCATTATTAATTGATAGCACCACACAGAGCTGCCCTGAGGGAGAAATAAACGTTGATTTTCCGTTACTTGATTCCACAGATAAATTTTCAGCGAGGGTGGTTTGCTGGCATCCTGTATCTGAATTAGATTCCGAGGAAGCGATAGAAGATATTGCGGTTTTGAAACTTGATCACCTTCCTGCTTCTGCTCACCAGACTCGCCTGATCTTATCAGAAAATATTGCAAATAATCGATTTAAAGTATTTGGCTGTCCTAGGAAAGTTCCGTTTGGGGTTTGGGCAACTGGGGTATTGTCAGAGCAAAATGCTAAACAATGGATTCAACTGGAAGATACTAAGGTAACTGGATACAGCATTGAACCAGGATTTAGTGGTTCTCCGGTTTGGGATGAAAAATTGCAGGGAGTAGTGGGGATGGTAGTTGCCGCAGACCGCAAGCGAGAAACGGCAAAAGTAGCGTTTATGATTCCAACACAAATTTTATTCAAGGCTTGGTCACACTTGGAGTCAATTGTTATCCGAACTAAGGAAGAAAAGCCAGTTAATCCACGCTTGTCACCTGCCAAGATAAAGCATCTTGAAGAACGAAAAAAATATTTAGAAGAACAAATTAGTGACCTAGGCATTCCAATGAAATTCCTTGAGCCTTCATCAATTGAATATCAGAATCTCAAAAGAAGAAGTGACGTATATTTTGATGAGCTTGAAGAAATTGAAAATCAATTGTCTGGTTTTTAG
- a CDS encoding AAA family ATPase codes for MNPPKYIFQGNPKHRPKQCHPDSPTELEPYIADSELIEAVNLAIFMKRPLLIEGESGCGKTRLAVAVAYELGLPFYRWDIRSTTKVQEGLYEYDAILRLHDVQTQNLTPSINPKTGQPRNPQEPNDYCELSPLGKAFQSHDYPAVLLIDEIDKADVDFPNDLLSILDKPWKFFIRETGEIIEANQEQLPIIIITSNKEKGSLPSPFLRRCLYHYVRFPSQPEELEKIVKVHYQQKQKTETMAMPKSDLVTTAIAKFLKIREDKSLFKPPGTSEFLDWLAALHHFKSKPYAVTKLQQDKTIPYRDLVFKLRQDWQNPNYAGS; via the coding sequence ATGAATCCTCCTAAGTACATCTTCCAGGGCAATCCAAAACATCGACCTAAACAATGTCATCCAGATTCTCCCACAGAATTAGAACCCTATATTGCCGACAGCGAATTAATTGAAGCCGTAAATTTGGCAATTTTTATGAAAAGACCCCTGTTAATTGAAGGAGAATCGGGATGTGGTAAAACCCGCTTAGCAGTGGCAGTGGCTTATGAATTAGGGTTACCATTTTATCGCTGGGATATTCGTTCAACCACCAAAGTCCAAGAAGGATTATATGAATACGATGCGATTTTGCGCTTGCATGATGTCCAAACCCAAAACTTAACCCCGTCTATTAATCCGAAAACTGGACAACCGAGAAATCCTCAAGAACCAAACGATTACTGTGAACTAAGTCCCCTGGGAAAAGCCTTTCAATCCCACGACTATCCCGCAGTGTTGCTAATTGATGAAATTGACAAGGCTGATGTAGATTTCCCCAATGATTTACTGTCGATATTGGATAAACCTTGGAAATTTTTTATTCGGGAAACAGGAGAAATCATTGAGGCGAATCAAGAGCAACTACCAATTATCATTATTACCAGTAATAAAGAAAAAGGCAGTCTCCCCTCTCCCTTCTTACGCCGCTGTTTATATCACTATGTGCGTTTCCCTAGTCAACCAGAAGAGTTAGAGAAAATTGTCAAGGTTCACTATCAACAGAAACAGAAAACAGAGACAATGGCAATGCCCAAATCTGATTTAGTGACGACTGCGATCGCTAAATTTTTAAAGATACGAGAGGATAAAAGTCTGTTTAAACCTCCGGGAACCAGTGAGTTTCTGGATTGGCTGGCTGCCTTACATCACTTTAAATCGAAACCCTATGCTGTGACTAAACTCCAGCAAGATAAGACAATTCCCTATCGAGATTTAGTATTTAAATTGCGGCAAGATTGGCAAAATCCCAATTATGCAGGTTCATGA
- a CDS encoding VWA containing CoxE family protein: MGDLLRVSLFYEIGMSNFNPHPLLTRLFYRLRRDGFALGINEYLAALHAMEGGWGVQDANALKKLLRSLWCHSLAQQDHLEVIFSSIRAEESQEDAKPREFQSESSESSSSPKNTPPVSPGEQVTSMVDSPSPVPELSLLPVKSSINVLEHTEDRDFQAYYPISRRYMVYSWRYLRRMVADGREDVLDVEGTIAKVCQQGFFLKPKYSRREQNHADLLLLLDQEGSMTPFHRFTRDLVETAQHDSNIHRVRVGYFHNVPAEYVFDTPRFKKTGILRSTTGLKPPCPNGST; the protein is encoded by the coding sequence ATGGGGGATCTTCTACGTGTTTCACTATTTTATGAAATTGGTATGAGTAACTTTAATCCCCACCCTCTGTTAACTCGCCTCTTTTACCGGTTGCGCCGGGATGGGTTTGCTTTGGGAATTAATGAATATTTAGCTGCCTTACACGCTATGGAGGGCGGCTGGGGAGTGCAGGATGCCAATGCTCTCAAAAAACTCCTGCGATCGCTTTGGTGTCATTCCCTAGCCCAACAAGATCATTTAGAAGTTATTTTTTCTTCCATTAGGGCAGAAGAAAGCCAAGAGGACGCAAAACCAAGGGAATTTCAATCAGAATCATCGGAATCATCGTCCTCCCCTAAAAATACTCCTCCTGTCTCCCCTGGGGAACAGGTTACCTCGATGGTAGACTCTCCTAGTCCAGTGCCTGAATTATCCTTACTTCCGGTCAAATCATCAATCAATGTATTGGAACACACAGAAGATCGGGATTTCCAAGCTTATTATCCCATTTCTCGCAGGTATATGGTTTATAGCTGGCGTTATTTACGGCGGATGGTGGCAGATGGTAGAGAAGATGTTCTGGATGTGGAAGGGACAATTGCCAAGGTCTGCCAACAGGGATTTTTTTTAAAGCCGAAATACAGCCGACGGGAGCAAAATCACGCTGATTTGCTCTTGTTGCTAGATCAGGAAGGCTCTATGACTCCCTTTCACCGCTTTACGCGAGATTTAGTCGAAACCGCCCAACACGACAGTAATATCCATCGGGTGCGAGTGGGCTATTTCCACAATGTTCCAGCAGAGTATGTTTTTGACACTCCCCGCTTTAAAAAGACGGGGATTCTTAGATCTACGACCGGCCTTAAACCTCCGTGTCCTAATGGCAGTACCTAA
- a CDS encoding formylglycine-generating enzyme family protein, giving the protein MTSPLSEELTEEIAKQQIERFVARFEPNYRYLACHCALPLVLTPELVNYIRVQFLLNEEVPWIAEADLLLSELCRPVGYELYAMTPAVRSHLLAQFETEEFQHKFGTNRLKSVAQLLMDYVTYLMGTHPASRQGEFQAQQWAAMVYLDQHRTQAEQEIAKALQGLVNRGKNGQAELARLQRLIQEFRPQLSQYDSLMKFAESLGIWLNGKIPPDASQSYGVHGVKLSLNPVTQLEGFPPLQTFNFEVATIELKPTRRWFTRKTEPIIKRHQQQADGFTEDLGNGVELEMVAMPGGTFVMGSPKTEEGHRDRESPQHQVTVKSFFMGKYPVTQAQWQAVAALPQVNRELKRDPSHFKGKNRPVERVSWDDAVEFCERLSQYTKRSYRLPSEAQWEYACRAGTTTPFHFGETITTEFANYNGKYTYGSGSKGKYTQKTTPVGSFGVGNDFGLYDMHGNVWEWCADHWHSNYEGAPTDGSAWQDESANDNENDNKRRLLRGGSWVDDPGICRSGSRYYFNPGLWLVDSFGLRVVCGYAWTP; this is encoded by the coding sequence ATGACCAGTCCCTTATCTGAGGAATTAACCGAAGAAATAGCTAAGCAACAAATTGAACGGTTTGTGGCCAGGTTTGAACCCAACTATCGCTATCTAGCTTGTCATTGCGCCTTGCCCTTGGTTTTGACTCCCGAATTGGTGAATTATATCCGAGTGCAATTTTTACTGAACGAGGAAGTGCCTTGGATAGCAGAAGCGGATTTACTGTTGTCGGAGTTGTGCCGTCCAGTTGGTTATGAATTATATGCCATGACTCCGGCGGTACGGTCTCATTTATTGGCACAATTTGAAACAGAAGAATTTCAGCACAAATTTGGCACAAATCGCCTCAAATCCGTCGCCCAATTACTGATGGATTACGTGACTTATTTAATGGGAACCCATCCCGCCAGCCGACAGGGAGAATTCCAAGCACAACAATGGGCAGCAATGGTGTATTTAGATCAACATCGCACTCAAGCAGAACAAGAGATTGCTAAAGCCCTACAAGGATTGGTTAACCGAGGAAAAAATGGACAGGCAGAATTAGCCCGATTACAGCGTTTAATTCAAGAATTTAGACCCCAGTTGAGTCAATATGACTCCTTAATGAAATTTGCTGAATCCCTGGGAATCTGGCTCAACGGTAAAATTCCCCCTGATGCTAGTCAATCCTATGGTGTTCATGGGGTAAAACTTAGCCTTAATCCAGTCACTCAGCTTGAAGGTTTCCCACCCCTGCAAACCTTTAACTTTGAAGTGGCAACTATTGAGTTGAAACCAACACGCAGGTGGTTCACAAGAAAAACAGAACCAATCATCAAGCGTCATCAGCAACAAGCTGATGGTTTTACCGAAGACTTAGGGAATGGAGTTGAGCTAGAGATGGTTGCCATGCCCGGTGGCACTTTCGTTATGGGTTCCCCAAAAACAGAAGAGGGGCATAGAGACAGGGAAAGTCCCCAGCATCAAGTCACGGTTAAATCCTTCTTCATGGGCAAATACCCAGTTACCCAAGCCCAATGGCAAGCCGTCGCCGCCCTACCCCAAGTCAACAGAGAACTTAAACGCGATCCATCCCATTTTAAAGGTAAAAACCGACCTGTAGAGCGAGTCTCTTGGGATGATGCGGTGGAATTTTGTGAGCGGCTGTCCCAGTATACGAAACGCTCTTATCGCTTGCCCAGTGAAGCCCAGTGGGAGTATGCTTGTCGAGCAGGTACAACGACTCCGTTTCATTTTGGAGAGACGATTACTACAGAGTTTGCTAACTATAATGGCAAGTATACTTATGGCTCTGGTTCCAAAGGCAAATATACTCAGAAAACAACCCCAGTGGGGAGTTTTGGGGTAGGGAATGACTTTGGACTCTACGATATGCATGGGAATGTGTGGGAGTGGTGTGCAGACCATTGGCACTCAAACTATGAAGGTGCGCCGACAGATGGTAGTGCCTGGCAAGATGAGTCTGCTAATGATAATGAAAATGATAATAAGCGGCGGCTGTTGCGGGGTGGTTCCTGGGTCGACGACCCTGGTATCTGCCGTTCTGGGTCTCGCTACTACTTTAATCCCGGCCTCTGGCTCGTCGACTCTTTTGGTTTGCGTGTGGTGTGTGGGTATGCGTGGACTCCGTAA